A genomic segment from Thamnophis elegans isolate rThaEle1 chromosome 3, rThaEle1.pri, whole genome shotgun sequence encodes:
- the PRXL2C gene encoding peroxiredoxin-like 2C has product MADPVTEQIGARTDWQRAREDPAELPLAAERLVEDAVGNRIPFGTLYKEQKTIVIFLRHFLCYICKEYVEDLGKIPKKFLQDANVRLVIIGQSAHHHIRPFCNLTGYPHEIYVDPRREIYKILGMKRGESSSSAVHSPHVKSSLLSGSIKSMWRAMTSPAFDFQGDPAQQGGTFILGPGDEIHFAHLDQNRSDHIPINNILQLAGVETLDFTYRCPIIDI; this is encoded by the exons ATGGCAGATCCGGTCACGGAGCAAATCGGCGCTCGAACGGATTGGCAGCGCGCCCGGGAAGACCCCGCGGAATTGCCACTCGCAGCTGAGCGCTTGGTGGAGGACGCGGTGGGGAACAGGATCCCTTTCGGGACTCTTTACAAGGAACAGAAGACAATCGTGATCTTCTTGCGG catttTTTGTGCTATATCTGTAAAGAATATGTGGAGGATCTGGGCAAAATTCCCAAGAAATTTTTGCAA GATGCAAATGTTAGACTTGTGATTATTGGGCAATCAGCACATCATCACATTCGG CCGTTCTGTAATCTGACAGGTTACCCTCATGAAATATATGTAGATCCACGAAGAGaaatttataaaattcttggtatGAAAAGAGGGGAATCCTCCAGCTCAGCAG TGCACAGCCCTCATGTTAAATCCAGTTTGCTATCAGGAAGCATTAAAAGCATGTGGAGAGCAATGACGAGCCCTGCATTTGATTTTCAGGGTGATCCAGCTCAGCAGGGAGGCACTTTCATTTTAGGACCAG GTGATGAGATTCACTTTGCACACCTTGACCAAAACAGGTCGGACCATATCCCCATTAATAATATTTTGCAGCTTGCTGGAGTTGAAACACTAGATTTTACCTACAGATGTCCAATTATTGATATATGa